The following coding sequences are from one Yoonia sp. GPGPB17 window:
- a CDS encoding LysR family transcriptional regulator, protein MRNVRNTDLNLLVVFDAVMAERSVTKAGERIGLAQPSMSNALSRLRALFDDDLFVRTPRGMMPTQVALDAADHVRAAIIAAEDAISVATAFDPRTHEGKITLLTSDLMELTVVPDIVRALRNLAAGIRLKTLGLVRGQIADELDAGHADVALSPISNTPTRFHHQVLCEEPFAGIARFDHPILDGPVTLDSFLAHKHALLSHRSDGKGIIDEVLASKGLTRDVAVSVSNFATLPPLVVETNVIAVLPRRLAAKADKELPVTMLELPFEVPTVQSKLIWGRSADRSAIQTWFRRLVADIVVGDGSERRL, encoded by the coding sequence ATGAGGAATGTTCGGAATACCGATTTAAACCTGCTTGTGGTGTTTGACGCCGTCATGGCTGAGCGCAGCGTGACCAAAGCCGGAGAACGGATTGGCCTTGCGCAACCCTCGATGAGCAATGCACTTTCTCGGCTCCGCGCCCTCTTTGACGATGATCTCTTTGTGCGAACACCCAGAGGTATGATGCCGACACAGGTCGCGCTAGATGCCGCAGATCACGTGCGGGCCGCAATCATCGCAGCGGAAGATGCGATCAGCGTTGCGACGGCTTTCGATCCTCGGACACACGAAGGCAAGATTACGCTTCTCACGAGCGATTTGATGGAGTTAACGGTGGTGCCGGATATTGTCCGCGCGCTACGCAATCTGGCGGCAGGCATCCGTCTTAAAACACTTGGACTGGTCCGAGGTCAGATTGCCGACGAGTTGGATGCTGGGCACGCAGACGTGGCGCTTTCCCCGATTTCCAACACTCCGACGCGGTTTCATCATCAGGTCCTGTGTGAGGAGCCCTTTGCAGGCATCGCAAGGTTCGATCATCCCATCTTGGATGGACCTGTCACACTCGACAGCTTCTTAGCGCATAAACACGCTCTTCTTTCCCACCGATCAGATGGAAAAGGCATTATTGATGAGGTGTTGGCGTCCAAGGGCCTGACCCGCGATGTGGCGGTAAGCGTGTCCAACTTTGCGACGCTCCCACCACTTGTTGTGGAGACAAATGTAATTGCGGTCTTGCCGCGGCGTTTAGCAGCGAAGGCGGACAAGGAGCTTCCGGTCACAATGCTCGAACTGCCGTTTGAGGTGCCAACAGTCCAGTCGAAGCTGATTTGGGGGCGCTCTGCAGACCGATCGGCTATTCAGACTTGGTTCAGAAGACTTGTCGCCGATATTGTTGTCGGCGATGGCAGCGAACGGCGGCTCTAG
- a CDS encoding IS1182 family transposase has protein sequence MMGPRQEAQAALFYEFSLEDHVPHDHLVRSIDRFVDLTSVHTHLADFYSHTGRPSIDPELLIRMLMVGYCFGIRSERRLCEEVHLNLAYRWFCRLDLTDRIPDHSTFSKNRHGRFRESDLLRLVFETTVARCMEEGLVGGQGFAVDASLISADVQKQNSSNPEDWAAREIDPADAPRAVREYLDTLDDEAFGAATTAKPKFTAHADPASQWTTARKGPAFFAYSDNYLIDTDHGIIVDVDASRSNKTAEVGAMRKMLDRTEDRFGVKPDWIAADTAYGSSDNLVWLALKRQILPFIPVFDKGELTDGTFSRSDFTWDDENDRYICPGGKEMRHTWRTYSDPKRNAPVWKSRNYRALKSDCTGCELKAKCCPNADTRSVHRDKYEIVRDFARQCTTSDFNPKAQARRKKVEMLFAHLKRILGLGRLRLRGPCGVQDEFTLAATAQNLRKLAKLKPMVPAAG, from the coding sequence ATGATGGGACCGAGGCAAGAGGCGCAAGCGGCCTTGTTCTACGAGTTCTCGCTTGAAGATCACGTTCCCCATGATCACTTGGTTCGATCGATTGATCGGTTTGTTGACCTGACCAGCGTCCACACTCACCTAGCGGATTTCTACAGCCACACTGGTCGCCCGTCGATTGATCCTGAATTGCTGATCCGCATGCTGATGGTCGGCTATTGCTTCGGCATCCGATCCGAGCGTCGGCTTTGCGAAGAAGTGCATCTGAACCTCGCTTATCGCTGGTTTTGCCGCCTCGATTTGACGGATCGTATCCCGGATCACTCGACCTTTTCCAAGAACCGTCATGGCCGGTTCCGCGAAAGCGATCTGCTGCGCCTTGTCTTCGAGACAACCGTGGCACGTTGCATGGAAGAAGGTCTGGTTGGTGGCCAGGGGTTCGCGGTCGACGCCAGCTTGATCAGCGCCGATGTTCAGAAACAGAACTCCAGTAACCCGGAAGACTGGGCAGCCCGCGAGATTGATCCCGCAGATGCGCCCCGTGCCGTGCGCGAGTATCTCGATACGCTGGACGATGAAGCCTTCGGTGCGGCGACCACAGCAAAGCCCAAGTTCACCGCCCATGCCGACCCCGCCAGCCAATGGACAACTGCGCGCAAAGGGCCAGCATTCTTTGCCTATTCCGACAACTACCTGATCGATACGGACCACGGGATCATCGTCGATGTCGATGCCAGCCGATCAAACAAAACCGCCGAAGTGGGCGCCATGCGCAAGATGCTCGATCGCACCGAAGACCGGTTTGGCGTGAAGCCGGATTGGATCGCTGCTGACACTGCCTACGGGTCGTCCGACAACCTGGTCTGGCTGGCACTCAAGCGCCAGATCCTCCCCTTCATCCCTGTCTTTGACAAGGGTGAACTGACCGACGGAACCTTCTCACGATCCGACTTCACATGGGATGATGAGAACGACCGATACATCTGCCCTGGCGGCAAAGAGATGCGGCACACCTGGCGAACCTATTCCGATCCAAAACGGAATGCGCCAGTTTGGAAATCCAGAAACTATCGAGCATTGAAATCAGACTGCACAGGATGCGAGCTGAAGGCAAAGTGCTGCCCCAACGCTGACACGCGTTCGGTCCATCGCGATAAATATGAGATCGTCAGAGACTTTGCACGCCAATGCACCACCTCCGACTTCAATCCCAAGGCTCAGGCGCGACGAAAAAAGGTCGAGATGCTTTTTGCCCACCTCAAACGTATCCTCGGCTTGGGACGGCTCCGATTACGGGGCCCATGCGGCGTTCAAGACGAATTTACCCTCGCAGCCACCGCTCAAAACCTCCGTAAACTCGCAAAGCTCAAACCGATGGTGCCAGCCGCAGGTTGA
- a CDS encoding IS30 family transposase, which yields MGAVYSQLSLQERRKIESWWHAKVPVREMARVLKRHKSTIFREIKRNFWADDAFPKKYAGYFGHAAQLRTDKRRSVQRKLIRHPELCKTVIARIKQGWTPEQIGNRMIYEGAKLRVCQETIYRYIYSKEGMAQELWWYLPEHRKARRPRRARKRLPPKFDRDVSILFRPDDVAHRRQFGHWEADLVLFKQRFGQSNVTSLVERVSRFTVLLKNPNKRTKPVMGKIMKAVRDLPHIARRSITFDRGTEFVSWPHLQAEIGTQTWFCDPSSPWQKGTVENTNRRARRWLPRKRDITAVSDHELKTICDRLNATPRKCLGWKTLTEVFREKMMEEMGQRPYPQRQ from the coding sequence ATGGGAGCCGTTTATTCGCAACTATCGCTACAAGAACGCCGTAAGATTGAGAGCTGGTGGCATGCAAAGGTGCCTGTCAGAGAGATGGCCCGCGTTCTCAAACGCCACAAATCGACGATCTTTCGCGAGATCAAACGCAATTTCTGGGCCGATGATGCGTTCCCAAAGAAGTACGCAGGTTATTTCGGTCACGCGGCTCAATTGCGGACGGACAAACGCCGATCTGTGCAGCGCAAGCTGATCCGGCATCCAGAGCTGTGCAAGACCGTGATCGCGCGGATCAAGCAAGGTTGGACTCCCGAACAGATCGGCAACCGGATGATCTATGAAGGTGCAAAGCTGCGGGTCTGCCAAGAGACGATCTACCGCTACATCTACTCCAAGGAAGGCATGGCGCAGGAGCTCTGGTGGTACCTGCCCGAGCATCGCAAAGCCCGCAGGCCGCGTCGTGCCAGAAAGCGCCTGCCGCCGAAGTTTGACCGCGATGTCAGTATCCTGTTCCGTCCGGACGATGTGGCCCACCGACGCCAGTTCGGCCACTGGGAAGCTGATCTTGTCTTGTTCAAACAACGCTTTGGGCAGTCGAACGTCACATCACTGGTCGAACGTGTCAGCCGGTTCACCGTGCTTCTAAAGAACCCGAACAAGCGTACCAAGCCGGTGATGGGCAAGATCATGAAGGCAGTGCGCGACCTACCCCACATCGCGCGTCGTTCAATCACCTTTGACCGCGGCACTGAGTTCGTTAGCTGGCCGCACCTGCAGGCTGAGATCGGAACGCAAACCTGGTTCTGCGATCCGTCTTCACCCTGGCAGAAAGGCACCGTGGAAAACACCAACCGACGTGCGCGAAGATGGCTGCCGAGAAAGCGCGACATCACGGCGGTCTCAGATCATGAATTGAAAACGATCTGTGACCGCCTCAACGCGACACCCCGAAAATGCCTCGGATGGAAGACGCTTACCGAGGTCTTCCGCGAAAAGATGATGGAAGAGATGGGTCAACGCCCCTACCCTCAAAGGCAATAG
- a CDS encoding IS3 family transposase, protein MIHTRQKLNTSERRTCSVLNVSRSSLHYKAKAQDDNALRLAVVRLAKQYGRYGYRKITELLRIEGWHVNHKKIERLWREEGLKLPERHKKRRRLYHKDTSVIRLRPTHANHVWAIDFVHDKLSNGRGYKMLTVLDEFTRQALCVEVQEKMNSDDVLAVMHRLVMKHGKPEFIRSDNGGEFVAEHLQAWLRKVGIKPIQIYPGSPWENGYNERFNGILRHEVLNSEWFHSVKQAQVAINTWLKEYNHIRPHHALGMRPPVPETLLEKSQISGSEIGG, encoded by the coding sequence GTGATCCACACCCGTCAAAAGCTGAATACATCGGAGCGCCGAACCTGTTCAGTTTTAAATGTGTCGCGTTCCAGCTTGCATTACAAAGCCAAGGCCCAAGATGATAACGCGTTGCGCTTGGCGGTGGTCCGTTTAGCCAAACAATATGGGCGATACGGGTATCGTAAAATCACCGAGCTGCTGCGGATCGAAGGCTGGCATGTTAATCACAAGAAAATCGAACGTTTATGGCGCGAAGAAGGGCTCAAGCTGCCAGAGCGGCACAAAAAGCGGCGGCGCCTTTACCACAAAGACACCTCAGTCATTCGCCTTCGCCCGACGCATGCCAACCACGTTTGGGCGATAGACTTCGTTCACGACAAGCTGAGTAACGGGCGTGGCTACAAGATGCTGACTGTCTTAGATGAGTTTACCCGCCAAGCACTGTGCGTTGAAGTCCAGGAAAAGATGAATTCTGATGATGTTTTGGCGGTCATGCATCGCTTGGTAATGAAGCATGGGAAACCTGAATTTATTCGTTCCGACAATGGCGGCGAGTTCGTAGCCGAACATCTTCAGGCGTGGCTTAGAAAGGTTGGCATCAAACCGATCCAAATCTATCCAGGCAGCCCTTGGGAAAACGGGTACAACGAGCGCTTCAACGGCATCCTTCGCCATGAAGTCCTAAACTCAGAATGGTTCCACAGTGTCAAACAAGCACAAGTCGCGATCAATACTTGGCTCAAAGAATACAATCACATCAGACCCCATCACGCGCTCGGAATGCGACCTCCAGTACCAGAAACCTTATTAGAGAAATCCCAAATTAGTGGCTCTGAAATTGGGGGCTAG
- a CDS encoding transposase — protein MARKRYSDEDALKILREIDVHLHDGLDVVSACRKAGISDKTYYYWRKKFGGLGRPQLSEMKALKKENERLKKIVADLQLDKLILKESLDYLKPKV, from the coding sequence ATGGCACGGAAACGGTATTCGGATGAGGATGCGCTGAAAATACTGCGCGAGATCGATGTTCATTTGCACGATGGTCTGGATGTTGTGAGCGCGTGTCGCAAAGCAGGTATCTCGGACAAAACCTATTACTATTGGCGCAAGAAGTTTGGTGGTCTTGGTCGCCCGCAGCTGTCTGAGATGAAGGCACTGAAGAAAGAAAATGAGCGACTGAAGAAGATTGTCGCGGATCTTCAATTGGACAAATTGATCCTGAAGGAGAGCCTCGATTATTTAAAGCCGAAGGTCTGA